Below is a genomic region from Helianthus annuus cultivar XRQ/B chromosome 2, HanXRQr2.0-SUNRISE, whole genome shotgun sequence.
gaagataccggtccagtcacgccagctctgatatttcggggtgtgacaatagggGACTATCTTAAGTTATGATAAGTATGAATTAACACATGAATAAAATGAATGTAATATTGTGAATTTAAATTTTGATGATAAACATGAACTAACAACTAATACATGAAGTAAACTTTTATGATAAATATGAATTACACATGAAAATAGTGAATGTAAAATGGTGGAATTAAATTTATATGATAAATATGAATTAACAACTCTTTTAAGTAAAATGTTATGATAAATGTGAATTAACACATGAAAAAAGTGAATGTAACATTGCAGAATTagttttttgtttgtttctttCTACATTATTATTAAAGTATATTCAGTTTTGAAGAGTTTGAAATTTGTAAATATTAATTTTGAAAAGGAGAACCAAATTTGAAGTGTTTTGAGAGACGAATGTGAAAACGTGTAGGTGCGATGGGTTACATGTGTCGAGAGCATCAATCTTCATTCACATGATCCATCTTTACTTCTGCATTGATGCCTATATAAATCCAGACGTACACAACATGCATAGGCATCTCTGATATCAATGGAGAAAAGCAGCAACAACATAATCTTCCTCATCCTTCTCCTACTCTTAGTTCCATGTAAGTTTCCATATCTCAAGCTTTGTTATGTCGTTAAGCACGTTGAGTTGTggaataaatatatatgtatgtgtgtgcgCGCGCAGTTGAAAAAGAAACCATGGTGGTGGAGGGGAGGATCTGTGAGTCACAGAGCCATGGATTCAAAGGGATGTGTATGAGCAACCACAACTGTGGTCTCGTCTGTATAAACGAAGGCTTTTCCGGTGGCATTTGTCGTGGTGTTCGTGGACGATGCTTTTGCACCAAAGCATGTTAGTTACCTTAAGTGCTAGCTAGTATTATTATTAATGTAATAAATGGATGCTGGTTgtaaaataagtttgattgattaaTGGAGTTTGCTTTTGCCCAAGTCAAGATTTATTGGAAACCGCTTTTTGCCTTACGTGGCGGAAACTCAATCGGTATCAGTTCGATTCTTTAAGGTAGAGTATTTGCACTCACTATAACAACCGAAAaagaaaacccaaaaataaagTCATGGTATGCACAACAAAATACAATTAATAATACATATCTTTATGTAATATCAAGATTTTTCAAATTATATTCTTGATGGTTAGTTAAATCATTAAAATACAATTAATAATATAATGATGGCTGTAGTAACATTAAATCCGAATGTATTGAATAATTATAAGTTCAACTTAAAATCATATATTTATTATTGTTTAAATTAAAAATCAATACAACATTGGTGACCTAGGATCTTGATACAACATATAAGACGGTGTTACAGAGGGGCTTAACCAAACTTTTAAGGGGGTGATCGAGTGCGCCACCATCTAACGGGCTTATCAACATTTTGCAGTCCGGACTCCAGAATACTAGATATTGCTTAACACGACAACAAGACCATATACGACTTTCGTTGTAGCAAGAATAATATTAACCGATAAGAAATGTAGCATATAACCGATAATTACAtaaaattttcatacaataagtAACTCGTGCTAGTTCTGCAAAGAAGAAATCACTCAGCCACCTCCCTGCTCCAACCCATCACCAACGATGGGTTCAACCTTTGGCGGTCCAGAATGCCGCCTCGGTTTCACCTGAAAAGAAAGATGTTTCTTCGCACCACCATTCTCCGCCACACCCTGTCCCCGTGATTTCACCTTTGCAGACTTTGCAGCCACCATAGACCCTGCAACACTATGCCTTCTAATCCTCTCAGATTTAACACTCAACACACTCTTCGAGTCATCATCCAAGTTAGCGTCGGGCCCCAAACCGATAGCTCGTGGGTTAGGACCAGTCTTGGGCGTTGGTAATGCTACCGGACCATTAGCTCCTTTTGACCGAGGAGTTGAAGGTGCGGAATTAAGTTGGTGACGAGCATACGATTTTGCAATTTCACTTTTACCATTGTCGATACCACTTCTAACCGAAAGATGATCGGTTCCATGATCTTTATATCTCTCTGACCAGCTCCAACCCCATTGAGGATTTGTCGGGTTCATGAAAAGCATCTTTGTCGCCGTCCCTCCTGATTTCTTCCACGGTTTCTGTTTCGGTAGAATCACCAAACGTCTCAAATCATGTCCTTTAATAGTGCTCTATTATACAACTTTACGATACGAAATTCGCGGGTTTGAATCTAGTCTAAACAGACTCGGGCCAGTTTCAGGCTAAGCCCTTTGAATACATTTAGCTATAGTTGGGTTCGGGTCACCCTGACGTgtatttttacactttttaaaaATAATGTTTTATGTTAATATGTTATAACTTAAACTGGTGTGTATTTTATAGTATAAACataactgttttatacacatttCTGTTTATGGTTATAAATTTGTACTTTTAGAGTATTAATatgcaaaaaaaataaatatctTTTTCCAGGTTAAATGGGTCGTGTGTAGAGGTAGAGTGGAACCCGTTAATAACCGGTTCCTAGTTAATATTAACCGCCAGTTCGTAACCGGTTATAGATATTTAGAATGGTAACCAGTTATTTTTAACCTATGTACAGGTAAAATGGGTAAAAaccgattttttttaaataaccggttaattaaccaaaaataactagttattaaccgaaccgtttAAAGTGAATAACCGAACCAGTTAAAGTAATAACCGGTTAAGGCTAAAATGAGAAAATAACCACCTAAACAGGTTAATCGAACCGGTTACTAAAATTAACTGAAATGTGCACAACTAGTCGTGTGTGACACAATTTTCGGAACTCGCAAACACagcccgtttagcacccctacaCCTAAAGCCCGTATGTCGTTACCTGATGCGAAAAGGAATACGCCATGGCTTTTTCTCTTCGCATAGCAGCATCGTATTTGCTCAGAAGCTTTGCCTCTATCTCTTCTTTAGACTGCACGCGATCATCCCATTCATCTCCGGtctataacaaaaaaaaaaaaaaaaaaaagatacttGTTAGATAAAACGTAGCAGGGCGAGAGCGGGATGAATTGTAACAAAAACGAACCTGCATGTTTGCGGTTTCTTTATTCCTTAGAAGTTGTTTCTGAAGCGCTTGAATCTCCTCCGACATCCGGAATCTTCTAGAACTGATTTGCGATTGCAAATGAGATAAACTCTGTATGCATTTGAGCGTGTTAACCGTTTGCCGTCTGGCACACGGCCCTTCAATCACTGTTTTCAACCTAACTAGCCCTCGCAGACCCCAAAACGCCCTTCGTGCCTATAAACACAGGGAAACATCAACAAACAACGCAtttagggctgcaaatgaaccaaCGAAACACaaatgttcgtttgttaaggaaacttatgtgttcacgaactgttcatgaacacttaccgaatgagatttaatgttcgtgttcgttcgttaaggaaatcaATGTGTTCGTTGAGGAAATGAAATGAACATTAAATTTTGTTCATGAAcgcaaatgaacacaaacaagcgttcatgaacagaatatatagtACACTGAAACTTATTGAAcattttatttgtcggaattttgaagtatttaaataaaatataaaagtaaAAATACCAATGAACTattgaacacaaacaaacatgtCACCgcacgttcacgaacataaatgaacgagcACGGTctctgttcgtgttcgttcatttaattaaacgaacggaatttcttgtttgtgttcattcatatattaaacgaacgaacataaacgaacttccacccaaacggttcacgaactattCGCTGAACGTTCAGTCCGTTTGCAGCCCTAAACACATTATACATTTTAATGTAGAATGTACTTGATATTCTTGATTTAATTCAATAATTAAATACCAAGTAACCGCGAAAAACTGTTTGGATTATGATCGCAGCTACTTCCTCCCGTGATTTTCCTGCATACTGGGTCATGACGGCTGCCACTGCAGTCGATTCAGCAACGGTTACATTAACACTGGCGGTCTGTGGCGGCTCAGGTTGCACCCCAAGCGGTCTCGTCTCTTCTGGTGGAGAAAATGGATGAGAGTCGCAAGAACCGTCGACATTTTCGACAATTGGTGTATCGGGTACTGAAGGTCGTTCTTGCTCCTCCACAACCCCTTGCTGTTCCGACTTCTGGTGTTGTATGATCAGCAAAAAGATCGTTACTTACCGATAATATTTTAATAAATCGATAAACTGTAATGATTTACGAGTTGTAACGAAcctggcttttcttttctttggaGCTCGGACTAAACGACTTCTTAATCGAAGAAAACCAGCTTCCTTTCTTTCCCATTACCGAATTATCCTGTTTTCAACAAatttcggttttttcggttacAGTTACAAGAGAAGCACTTTGACAATGAGAGTCAAACATTCATAACAATCTAAATTCATAATTCATACTGGCATTACATATTTGAGACCGATATTATTCCTAAATTATAGAAATGATCATGAGATTCATGGAACTTATCAAGATCCTCTAAAATTCAATTAATTCATGTCAATTTGAAGTAAAAAAATGGTCCGTTTGACCAAGAAGTCAAAAGGTAAGTTATCAAGAAAAACTGTTGAATTACTACTTAAAACCCAAAATTcaccagaaaaaaaaaaaaaatatgaatccAGGAATTAAATCCAAAAGATAATTCATACCCAGAAGCCAATTGACAATGAacttcaagaaattcaacaaataaTATTCGAAATTCAGATAAATGTGGTAATTTTATACAATAACCGCTCATACCCATTTTCAAACACAAGAAAACTAACatgatccaagtgattcttgagACACCCAGatgccaaaacatgaaaaacttGAACAAGATTCAGTAAAATCACTTAAAAGAACATATTTTTACTGGAAAGAAAGTTGAAGAAACTTGAAAGAATGGGAAGGAATTTAGTCAAAGTTACCGGTGAATGTAGTTGGATTCTTTGAAAGCTTCTTGAAATTGGCAGTTTTTTGGAATGTTTTGAGGAAGAAAACCAGATCTTGTGGATGAAATGGTGAAATGTGAAATTAAGGAGACAGGATCGAATGAGTGACAGTTGGGTTTTGGTTCGGTAAAGTCCGGATGAGTTGGAGCCCGGATGCGGTGTGGTCCCTAAATCTActcattttcttgatttttgttaataTCTTTTTGTACGGtggcaaacgaaccgaacgaacacagACAAGACCTTTTTGTGTTTGTGTTCGtattcgtttgttaagaaatatacaTGTTAACGAATTGtttatgaacacttaccgaacgagattttatgtttgtgtttgtttgttaaggaaatgaacttgtttgtgttcgtttgtggttgtttgttaattttaggcaacgaacgttgatgacacaaatgagcacaaactaatgttcctgaatacaaatggaaacaaacagACACAAATAAACGTTCataaacagaatatataatacactaacaattcttaaatattttattcatcGAAATTTTGGAGtatttaatataatataaaaactaaaaacactaattaACTATTTAACACAACCAAACATGTTACCatacgttcacgaacataaatgaacaaacacggcCTCTGTTTatattcgttcatttaactaaacgaacaaaatttcttgtttgtattcgttttttttttaaacgaacgaacacaaacgaactttccGCCAAACAGTTCACGTTTCCAGCCCTATCTTTTTGCAAATTAAAATCAAAACTTAATTTGATTGTATAAAGTATTTGCTTTAGCAATCAAGAAGCATGAATCTCGTGGATGTCATTTGTCAATCCGATTCTTTCCACATGGTAGATTATGGTTTAGATCTGTTTTATTGTATTAAAAGAATATGGGGAGTGGAGGGGTttgggttgggggcattgctcgacacgtggCGAGGGTGAGATTCAGAAGCTAATACTCAAAAACTAGGGGTGTGGTGGGGTGTCGCTTAGCTGGGCGTGGCCAGCCATAtggattttttttgtttaaactattaaaattttcatttaataaaaataaCACACTTTGAACCAGCCAACCACAACCCGCCAcgtcaacccccccccccccccgcggccAGGTAGAATATCCACGCCAAGCAGGCAACGCCGAGCCGGGGTGGGTAGCCGGCGTTAAACCCCTTCAACACCACAACCCACACCCCATACCCACCAGTCTAAGTGTACATGTTTACTTTATTATTAAAGACATGCTAAATCTATAGTATGTATATGAAAATATCATAAAATATGTATCAACTTGACCAGGCAGAAATCCACGCCAAGCGGGCAACGCCAAGCCCAGCGCCGATTCGGGGTGATGTAGCCGGCGTTAAACCCCCTTCAACACCACAACCGACGCCCCATACCCATCAATCTATAATAAGTATATGAAAATgtcataaaatatatattaacttGAGCTAACGTGAGTCTAGCCCGCTTGGTAAAGCATATGCTTCTTAGAAGCGAGGTCTCTAGTTCAACCTAGGCAAAGGATGCTTCTTCCTGCGGAGGGTGAAGAAGTGGCACAGTTTAACAAATTCAATGGTCGACTTGCTTGAATCAAATTCTTGCAAGTCTTCTGGTGATTCCATAAGAGTGTTTTTTGTTTGAATAAGTGTTCCTGAAAGTCTTTCTTTCTTATTTCTATCTCTCTTTGAAAATATAGACTGAAAGAAGCTTCTATTTGTAGGCCTTGGAAGGCAGGAAGCGCTTAACTCCTTATTATTAGTAAGATAAGTTGTCTTAATTTCATAACATGTTTCAACTTTCAACCCCGACTTTTCATGAATATGAAAGCAGATTCACTAGATTTAAGTGTGCTGAAATTCTCCTCGTACTCCAATTCGTACGAAAGGCCCCCTTTTTTTGGCGGGTATCACCACGTGACTTAATTTCGAATCACTCCTAGTATAGGACACAATACTATAGCGTACATCAAGAAATATACATACAAACAGTAGCGGATCTTGACCTAAAACTCAGCATGGGTCGATGTTTTTTGAAGATAAAATCAGCCTGGGCCGAACCAATACACATTTGAAAAAATTCTCAAAAACCTGAAATTTAACACTACTGGGCGAAAAAACCGCCCGGGCCGAGGCCTGGTCCGGCCTCCTCTAAGCTCCTCCCCTGCATATAAACAAACACACAGAAACCACTAAAATTAGTGAACCAAGATCAGTAAATACAATCCCATAAACGTGTGGCTCCCCACCATCTCTCTTCCACCTCACCGTCCACGTCGGAGAAGATTGCTACGGGCAGAGTAAGTTCAACTAGTTAAAGACAAAAGACTAATAACACATTATTTCAAATACATAAAACATGTAAAACTTGGTTCTTGACAGTTTTTATAAATTCAAGCCAACATAATATTACACTTGAAGAACAATAAACTTGCTACAATGAAAAACAAAGAGGTTACAAACAATCACTAGAGCCAATCTTGCTGCTGCAACTTCAACGGCAGATAAACCTCCGACAGATACTGAAAACCAAACGTACTCAACGCCTGAATTTCCGCCTTCTGCTTCGACTTCACCATCAAACTCAACTCCTCAACCCACCCCGGGTTCTTCTTCACAAAATCCTCTTCCAACAAATCCTTACCGGTCTTAATATCCTGCTCTGTCATCGGTAACCGACACTGTTCAGGTATCTTATACTTATCCAAATCACTAGGCCTAATCCCCAACCACTTTATATCCGGCGTAGTCAAATTCGCACTATCGTAGGACATGTTCTTCGATCCACAACCGTAGACCGACAAAATCTTCAACCCGTATGGATCACTGTCCACAAGAGCCAACACAGGCAGTTTCAGCTCCATCTTCATCTTCCTCAAAAACAGCCTTGTAGCCACATCAGGCTGGCCTTTTGCTGTTACAATAATGCATGGAAACCGATTGTAAAACCGATCCTCAGCTAATCTCATATATGCAGCGTCCTTTTCAACCAATAGTATGAACAATGCATCACTAGACATATCACCTACTCTATCGATGTTTGGAGGAATTGCTTTACCTGTTGATTATCACAAATCAAATCATCGCTACAAAATCAAATCGTTATGATGAATATATGCGGGGAACAGTTTATGCATAGATAGTTTCTATAATGAATCAATAATCACAACAACAGGCAAATCGTTTTGGTATAAAAATTCTGAACTGTCTTATCCCATGAGTAACAAAATGACAGTTGAGAGCATGACTATTTCAATTGACCAATTGTAACTCCCACATCGGTTGAAGAGGATAACGAAGTACTCTTTATAAGGGGTGGAAACTGGAAATCTTCTTTACCAGAACGCATTTTGCTTGAACAAGCAATTCGTCGATTGAAAAAAGAACCGTATATTATTGGATGGGCAACCTATTGGGGCAAAGGCAAACAATATCTGGCACAGTTTGCTTGAGTTGTTACACCATATTAGTGTATTGCCTAATTTAACTCATACTAATTACCATGGTCGTAAAAATCGCACCTAGCCTACGACTAGTTGCCGATAAATCGCTAATCAGAGGATCACCTAGGAATTTTCATCTGATCAGCCCACTAATCGTTAGGCGGTCAACGTCAGTCAAACGCAGTCCTAATCGGCAAAAAATATTTTCATCTAATCGGCCCATCAATCGATAAGTGGTCAACATCGGTCAAACGTGATCCTAATCGGCAAGAAATATTTTCATCTAATCGGCCCATTGATCGTTAGGCGGTCGACGTGGATCAAATTCGGACCTAACCAGGAAATAATATTTTTATCTAATCGGCCCATTGATTAATCACCAGCCAATTCGAATTTCCGGATATCCGATTTTGAACACCCATATTTTTACATCACTACTAATTAAACCTAATACCTAAAATAATAACACacataaaataagataaaagtaAAGTTTATACAACCTAATATTACCTCCAATCCCCATTTTTGTGCAATCAATCATATCACCATTATCACTAAACACAAGTCTCCCAACAACCACTCCTTTTTCAGCAGCAACAACATTCAACGACGACCGAGTGCACCCCAAAATACACGACACATCATCCAAAACGGCGTCGGATTGCGTCTGGTCCTGAAACAGCTTCACATCGGTATAAAACAGGTCACGCTTGGTGACGTGGATATTCTTCAACGACAATTGATGTATAAGCGACAATATTCTCGTCGTAATCGTAGTTTTCCGTACAGTTGATACGGATGCGTACGGACGAACGGATGATTTGTCCTTTAAAACGATGCGGTCGAGCTCCGGCACGTAGAGCTGGTTCGTGGCGGCGCGTGAGGGGACGGAGAAGGAGAAGCCGTTACCGGCGAGGATGGATTTGGTGAGATTGAGGGCGAGGGTGAGGATGCGATTTTGGACGGAGGATAACGGGAGGTCGGTGACTTCACGGCAggtggaggagagagagagatcggttagggttagggttttggaGGTGGAGGCGGATTTGGTGGCGGCGGATAGGGTTTTGAGGGTGGATAAGATGACGGAGTCTGGTTTTAGACGGTTTTTGAAGGGGAGACGTGTGGTGGTGGTGTCGTCGTCGGAGTCGGAATCGGAGTCTGCTCGCCGGCGTTTTCCCATTTTGGAGTAACAGGCGGGAAAGGAAAATGGTCAGAGTGACTTGGTCGATTGTGTGTGAAGTGACTCTAGTATTTGTGTTGATGGTTTATGTTCTAAACTAGTGAGATTTTCTCGGATTTCGGTTGGTATCAATTCTGGTCTGTTATAGTACCGACACTTGTTATAGTAAAAggaaaaaaccgaaaaaaaatgGTCTTTATATACCAAAAAAGATATCGAACACATATTTACATCGatcaaaaagcataaaaacaaaTATCGGCAATAACTCCAAAGTTTCGATACCGGTGTGAATGTTGTTCTGTTGGAATCAATTTGGTTCGTCATAGTACCGATAAGACATCAATACTCGCTAAAACTTATGATACGAAAAAGTACTTTATTGGCTTTTAAAAAATTAAATCTAGATATATAACCATATTCATGTCACAATGATATACTCGAAATTTTATATAACGTTGTATCTTAAAGTTATAAATGAAAAAATGCTACATAGTAATTATAATAATAAGATGTTATAACACtaatataatatttttaatatatgtataatttaatagttaaaaataaagagttaaatgaCTAGATAGTCTttgtggtttggccttttttcacctttagtccctaactttttaaaattacagctatagttcccaactttttcaatttcgttttcggatagtccctggcgtggatgagagttagttttctcagttaaattggtgtgaaattaccaaaatacccttattaTTAAAAACCCCAGAAGACATTTTATCTACTTCTTCACCAGCACAACTTCACTCAGCCACCACTGCCACAATCACCCCCGCCACAACCACCATCGCCGCTATCATCACCACTGCCACAACCACCCTCCGCCACAACCAGTTTATGGCCCAGCCCATTCTTGATACCCATGGTTGGAACCATGATTGTGGTTATGATGGAATTAATGTGGAACAAACCCTAGCCATCGCCAACCGTTTTCCGGCTGCAATTATTGTTCATCTTCCCCACAACCACCACCAGCGCacccacttcatcttccccaatGCTAAAACAAGTGGCGCGTGGGTCCATCACACCAAGATGGTGTTGAATACAATTAACCAGTAAACTAGTCAAAGATGTAACGATGACTATTTGACTTTTCACTTCCGATACACATAAATATCAAGCGGCGATTAGTCACATAACATACACACCCGTTAACTGTAAACTGTATATCACAGCGCACGTTAGCACCATGACGGAAATTGGCATCAGAAATGGTTACTGCAAAACAAACTCCACCTTCTACAACAAACGGAAACCAACACCGTTTATTGGGGTGAATTGGTGAAGGGCTGTCGATGTAGAGGAACAGAGAGGAGAGGTTGAACTGAATCCGATTGGAATCGAACCGTACCTGCAATCCCGATGTTCAAGTATTGTCTCCCAAGTGTAATTTGATCCTCGAGTTTAAACCCGGTTACAACGTTTTCTCCCTAAAATGTGACTGAAGCCCCTGCAGCGGTTTTGTTCTTCTTTAGATTCCTGAACTTGGTTTCGCCTCTAACTATGTAAGCCAACTGTATCCCGATTGGTTGAATGTCAAAACCGGCCATAGTAAACATGTTCTCCCCATGTTTAGCGGAAATTGATGAATCCATATTGATGCTGAAGTCTTTTCTATCTTTAGTAACCTGAATAGTAATTGCAGTCGGATGATGGTTGTTGCATTGGTGATTATGGCGGCGGTAGTGGTTGTGGTAGTGGTGGGTGAGTGAAGTTGTGCTGgtgaagaagaagataaaatgTCTTTTGAGGTTTTTAaatagtaagggtattttggtcatttcacaccaacttaactgagaaaactaaccccTATCCACCCCAGGGACTATCCCAAAATGAAACTGAAAAAGTTatggactatagctgtaattttaaaaagttagggACAGATATgaaaaaggccaaaccacagagATTATCCgaacatttaactctaaaaataaataaataaaaatgctACTCATCATAAATCAATAATGATAAATAATATATCAAAGGGTGAGTGTGTACAACAAAGCAAATACTAGCCGCAAAACCCAAATGCTAGAGAACTTTAGTGGTCAAAAACCAAAAGCTCACATAATTTCATAGCACAAACAGTCTTTGTAATTTGATATatataggggtgttcaaaaaactcgtggctcgcagctcgcttgAAACTtgctcgaaaaaagctcggctcaaaattggctcggttgtaaacgagccagctcggctcggttcggtttgtaaacgagccgagctcgagcttggcctggctcggctcgtgagctcacgagctggctcgataaggtttacatccttcatttttttgtcccacgtcacttagaaaacaaaaactaatagaGTATCTCCcatataaaagaaggtaaagacaatggagaaagtgaattaactatttatacttgcatatttagtcatatggttaaattaaatggcaattatgaCCCTTAAGCTGtcactgtaacaacccgcaccttcgtgcgttgttactactcgatacactcgttacgcctagcaccggagattcggatcataatgtaactatatcaattatatcgctaaatcgaagtataatcgaatgattacgcatattctatcattagtacaaacctattttgcataacactcacgatgatgtcgagtaaaggcctaatctacccttctcgataagcgtgaggtgtcaaaacgtaagtaatcaacgctaacaagGACTATCGGGTGAGTGCTATGACTCcagccgtcatgacgatgatagCAATACGAGTAAGTAGTGCCCCggtaatcattgtggcacatcacatcgaagaacgcactcgaaggcacgcgtaactcgattaACGCACTGAatattggatacataaatacgtatatacggcccttttgtgattaattataataaataaattaataattatataaaaatataaaaatatggcttaaaccgtcgaaatcgcaccaaaaacgggatcaaaaggcttccgaacggatcaattcgatcagactagtccaattggtcagaccggcccaatcagataggccagtccgatcggatgggccagtccgatcggatggaccagccgatcggatggaccagtccgatcgaatggaccagccgatcgactgggccagccgatcgactgggccagccgatcgactgggccagccgatcgactgggccagccgatcgactgggccagccgatcgactgggccagccgatcgactgggccagccgatcgactgggccagccgatccagtcgctgttttgccttcctttccccttccttgcctataaatacccctccattcactcccaaacacttgtgttgctgctcctaaccgaccaagacgttccagccctcaaatctctcgatttcttccgattcttgtaagttttcaacccgaatcttgtactttcttgatccaaatgcaatccttcatctttctatctttcaaattccaatttttaaccgtgaaatcaacggatttggggtgttctaaggtgatgtcaccacaaagttcttcaaaggtgatgtcatcccatgaagaacaactcagattcggatgatttacatacgatttttcatgaatctcaaccaaatcagtgTTTTCCTATCAAGATGGTCATGGATCTGAGATGTTCTGACTGATTTCATCACAAGTTCTTATGGACTTCAaggtgttgacctcatatcatcaaga
It encodes:
- the LOC110924518 gene encoding DNA topoisomerase 6 subunit A — encoded protein: MGKRRRADSDSDSDDDTTTTRLPFKNRLKPDSVILSTLKTLSAATKSASTSKTLTLTDLSLSSTCREVTDLPLSSVQNRILTLALNLTKSILAGNGFSFSVPSRAATNQLYVPELDRIVLKDKSSVRPYASVSTVRKTTITTRILSLIHQLSLKNIHVTKRDLFYTDVKLFQDQTQSDAVLDDVSCILGCTRSSLNVVAAEKGVVVGRLVFSDNGDMIDCTKMGIGGKAIPPNIDRVGDMSSDALFILLVEKDAAYMRLAEDRFYNRFPCIIVTAKGQPDVATRLFLRKMKMELKLPVLALVDSDPYGLKILSVYGCGSKNMSYDSANLTTPDIKWLGIRPSDLDKYKIPEQCRLPMTEQDIKTGKDLLEEDFVKKNPGWVEELSLMVKSKQKAEIQALSTFGFQYLSEVYLPLKLQQQDWL
- the LOC110924527 gene encoding protein IQ-DOMAIN 1 yields the protein MGKKGSWFSSIKKSFSPSSKEKKSQKSEQQGVVEEQERPSVPDTPIVENVDGSCDSHPFSPPEETRPLGVQPEPPQTASVNVTVAESTAVAAVMTQYAGKSREEVAAIIIQTVFRGYLARRAFWGLRGLVRLKTVIEGPCARRQTVNTLKCIQSLSHLQSQISSRRFRMSEEIQALQKQLLRNKETANMQTGDEWDDRVQSKEEIEAKLLSKYDAAMRREKAMAYSFSHQKPWKKSGGTATKMLFMNPTNPQWGWSWSERYKDHGTDHLSVRSGIDNGKSEIAKSYARHQLNSAPSTPRSKGANGPVALPTPKTGPNPRAIGLGPDANLDDDSKSVLSVKSERIRRHSVAGSMVAAKSAKVKSRGQGVAENGGAKKHLSFQVKPRRHSGPPKVEPIVGDGLEQGGG